The Cytobacillus oceanisediminis genomic interval ACAGCGATCCATTCACCCTTTGCTGCCTGAACCCCCAGATTACGAGCATAAGCGACACCATGATTTTTTTCTAAATGAATAATATTAACCCGATTATCTTCAATAGTATCTAATATTTTTCTGGTGTTATCTGTTGAACCATCATTAATAATAATAAATTCAAAGTTTTTGTGGGTTTGAAGAAGGATGCTATCTACCGCTTGTTTTACATACTTTTCTGTATTGTAGACAGACATCACAACAGAGATAAACAAATTTATTCCCCCTTTCTGATTAAATAAAAGTGTGTAAATAAAAAATGTTTTTTCAAGCTTTAAATGTATCATGTTCCGAATGGATTTTTTCTTAAGACTCCCGCGATAATATGAGATCCATTATTTGATCTTTGTTCCCGTTTGCTTTCTTATACAATTTAAGTAATCTTAGATTTTCCTCTTTATTCGGGGAATTTTCCCAACCGATATGTGGATGCCATAAATGGTAAACCTTTCTTCCATCAATCCTTTTGAAATTTCCACATAAAGTATTGGCAGCACAGCAAAATGCATCGTCCTCCCCACCCCATCCATTAAACCTTTCATCGAATCCGTATGCAGTTAAAAAGTTTTTGCGAGTGATTACATTTAATTTTCCTGCGAAATTCTTATAATACTTCTCAATTTGAAAGTCTTTTAATTTAACACTAAGCGGCCAATTTGGTTTTTGTCTTAATAATTTTTTTGTGTCTTTGCTGGAAAGGTTTACAACTTTACTAAATGGAATAATCCAAGCATTCTCATT includes:
- a CDS encoding galactosyltransferase-related protein, yielding MLDQVSILIPYKPGDRQRDLNFEWIINFYQSKMPETELCIGICNDKVFNKSKAVNSAAQQATRNIFVIADGDIVYDPAIIVEAVELLNENAWIIPFSKVVNLSSKDTKKLLRQKPNWPLSVKLKDFQIEKYYKNFAGKLNVITRKNFLTAYGFDERFNGWGGEDDAFCCAANTLCGNFKRIDGRKVYHLWHPHIGWENSPNKEENLRLLKLYKKANGNKDQIMDLILSRES